A window of Mangifera indica cultivar Alphonso chromosome 11, CATAS_Mindica_2.1, whole genome shotgun sequence contains these coding sequences:
- the LOC123229474 gene encoding eukaryotic translation initiation factor 5-like, with translation MDLQNIGASNSDDAFYRYKMPKMITKIEGRGNGIKTNVVNMVEIAKALARPASYTTKYFGNELGAQSKFDEKTGTSLVNGAHDTAKLAGLLENFIKKYVQCYGCGNPETEIFITKTQMVQLKCAACGFVSDVDMRDKLTTFIIKNPPEQKKSSKDKKAMRRAEKERLKEGEAADEEMRKLKKESVKKKGSSAGSKDVAAKGASTKKKAHTSDEDQSPPCSQADENEQAATDDDDDDVLWQTDTSLEAAKQRIQEQLSAVTADMVMLSTSEEKKSVKKSPERERKGHENGTNGTNTHERLVSEIKDGLKKASSASQLRALLTTLTGTPQEVMDALFAALVDDVEKGFAKEVLKKKSYLAAATQEEGSQMVLLHTIESFFGKASPEVLKEVALVLKALYDNDVLEEEFILEWYQRGLVGSNRNSLVWKNAKPFIEWLQSAESESEEE, from the coding sequence ATGGATTTGCAAAATATTGGTGCTTCCAACAGTGATGATGCCTTTTATAGGTATAAGATGCCAAAAATGATCACCAAGATTGAAGGAAGAGGCAATGGCATCAAGACCAATGTGGTTAACATGGTTGAGATTGCTAAGGCCTTGGCTAGACCTGCATCTTACACTACTAAGTATTTTGGAAATGAGCTCGGAGCACAGTCCAAATTTGATGAGAAGACAGGAACTTCACTTGTGAATGGAGCCCATGATACTGCCAAGCTTGCTGGGCTTCTTGAGAACTTCATTAAGAAATACGTGCAATGCTACGGATGTGGTAATCCGGAGACTGAGATATTCATAACTAAGACACAGATGGTCCAACTTAAATGTGCTGCTTGTGGGTTTGTCTCCGATGTAGATATGAGGGACAAACTTACAACATTTATTATCAAGAACCCCCCAGAGCAGAAAAAATCTTCAAAGGACAAGAAAGCAATGAGGAGAGCTGAGAAGGAACGGCTCAAGGAGGGTGAGGCTGCAGATGAGGAGATGAGGAAGCTTAAAAAGGAATCAGTAAAGAAAAAGGGTTCTTCTGCTGGTTCAAAGGATGTTGCTGCCAAAGGTGCATCAACCAAGAAAAAAGCACATACTTCTGATGAGGATCAATCTCCTCCTTGCAGCCAAGCTGATGAGAATGAACAAGCAGCtactgatgatgatgatgatgatgttctGTGGCAAACAGATACTTCATTGGAGGCAGCTAAGCAGCGTATCCAGGAGCAGCTGAGTGCTGTTACTGCAGATATGGTCATGCTATCTACCAGTGAGGAGAAGAAGTCAGTGAAGAAGTCTCCGGAGCGGGAGAGAAAGGGACATGAGAATGGAACTAATGGTACTAACACCCATGAAAGGCTTGTCAGTGAGATAAAGGATGGCCTGAAGAAGGCCTCTTCTGCTAGCCAACTTAGAGCACTTCTGACTACCCTTACTGGGACTCCACAAGAAGTCATGGATGCCTTGTTTGCTGCTCTCGTTGATGACGTTGAGAAGGGATTTGCTAAAGAGGTGTTGAAAAAGAAGAGCTACCTGGCAGCAGCAACCCAAGAGGAGGGATCCCAGATGGTTCTCCTGCACACCATCGAGTCTTTCTTTGGGAAGGCAAGCCCAGAGGTGTTGAAGGAGGTAGCACTGGTTCTCAAGGCTCTGTACGATAATGATGTGTTGGAAGAGGAGTTCATACTAGAGTGGTACCAGCGGGGCCTGGTTGGCAGCAATAGAAACTCCCTAGTTTGGAAGAATGCGAAGCCATTTATTGAGTGGCTTCAGAGTGCTGAGTCTGAATCCGAAGAGGAATGA
- the LOC123229874 gene encoding beta-1,3-galactosyltransferase 7-like — MHTIQHLPPSASLRPFSLSVFNKMKSRTNTTHIISSKWIPFICLSCFALGLIFSNRAWNPPESYGHFLSRQRRDQELRIISSDCVTNKNSKEDKDEFNEVMKTRGAVQSLDKAIAALRMELAASRSSREKASLEGSASNSTNLNPKKPKVFMVIGINTAFSSRRRRDSVRETWMPQGEKLVQLEREKGIVVRFMIGHSATSNSILDKAIDSEDAQHKDFLRLEHIEGYHELSAKTKTFFATAVAKWDADFYVKVDDDVHVNLGVLAVTLAHHRIKPRVYIGCMKSGPVLSQKHVKYHEPEYWKFGEEGNKYFRHASGQIYAISKDLATYISINQPILHKFANEDVSLGSWFIGLEVEHINEHNMCCGTPPDCEWKAQAGNVCIASFDWSCSGICKSVEKLKSVHEKCGEGDGAVWSAQF; from the exons ATGCATACAATTCAACATCTGCCACCTTCAGCTTCTTTAAGACCGTTTTCTCTCTCGGTCTTCAACAAAATGAAGAGCCGCACCAACACCACTCATATTATATCTTCCAAATGGATTCCTTTTATCTGCTTATCATGTTTCGCTCTCGGACTCATATTCAGTAACAG GGCGTGGAACCCGCCGGAATCCTACGGTCACTTCCTTTCGCGCCAACGTCGAGACCAAGAGTTGCGGATTATTTCCAGTGATTGCGTTACTAATAAA AATTctaaagaagataaagatgaattcAATGAAGTTATGAAAACCCGTGGAGCAGTTCA GTCTTTAGATAAGGCAATTGCTGCGCTTCGGATGGAATTAGCAGCGTCCCGCAGTTCCCGGGAAAAAGCTAGTTTAGAAGGTTCTGCTTCCAATTCCACCAACTTGAACCCAAAAAAACCGAAAGTGTTCATGGTTATTGGAATTAATACTGCTTTCAGTAGTAGAAGGCGGCGTGATTCTGTTAGGGAGACTTGGATGCCTCAAG GAGAAAAGCTTGTTCAATTGGAGCGTGAGAAAGGAATTGTGGTCCGATTCATGATTGGCCACAG TGCAACATCTAACAGCATTTTAGATAAAGCTATTGATTCAGAAGATGCTCAGCACAAGGACTTCCTGCGGCTG GAGCATATTGAAGGATACCATGAATTGtctgcaaaaacaaaaactttctTTGCCACTGCTGTTGCAAAATGGGACGCTGACTTCTATGTTAAAGTTGATGATGATGTCCATGTTAATCTAG GTGTGCTAGCTGTTACTCTTGCTCATCACCGTATAAAGCCCAGAGTTTATATCGGGTGTATGAAATCTGGACCTGTCCTTTCTCAAAA GCATGTCAAATACCATGAACCAGAGTACTGGAAATTTGGAGAAGAGGGGAATAAATACTTCCGACATGCATCTGGGCAGATTTATGCAATTTCGAAGGATCTTGCCACATATATCTCTATCAACCA GCCCATATTACATAAGTTTGCCAATGAAGACGTGTCACTTGGTTCATGGTTTATAGGTCTTGAGGTTGAGCACATTAATGAACATAATATGTGTTGTGGAACTCCACCAg ATTGTGAGTGGAAAGCACAGGCAGGAAATGTCTGCATTGCATCATTTGATTGGAGCTGCAGTGGAATCTGCAAGTCCGTGGAGAAACTAAAATCTGTACATGAAAAGTGTGGTGAAGGGGATGGTGCTGTTTGGAGTGCCCAGTTTTGA
- the LOC123230131 gene encoding vacuolar protein sorting-associated protein 9A-like, whose amino-acid sequence MENADVFLGLQDFLERMRQPSAADFVKSIKSFIVSFSNKAPDPERDSAAVQEFFGNMEAAFRAHPLWAGCSEEELESAGEGLEKYVMTKLFTHVFASIPDDVKFDENFYERTALVQQFIRPEYLDIKSNFQNESSWLLAQKELQKINMYKAPRDKLVCILNCCKVINNLLLNASMASNDNPPGADEFLPVLIYVTIKANPPQLHSNLLYIQRFRSQSRLVGEAAYFFTNMLSAESFISNIDAHALSMEESEFEMNMESARALLSGLSTDMDGLSNQSDQTAGQISREELMKFKHQALNSNKETEPMTGPKSSETKSGSNKVMFAKDQVPITKVPSLSELENKGANMLLKEDKANKIFQEYPYLFAHVGDLTINDVEDLLNNYKQLVFKYVCLSKGLGGATPSLPSLDLHKAQHHTEIVKESEDHRTEELNDESQKDTSVSDDVSDQALVSGEDNVESQLLEDGPNVHQDGQNDGTTK is encoded by the exons ATGGAGAACGCGGACGTATTCTTGGGCCTGCAGGACTTTCTAGAACGCATGCGCCAACCCTCTGCCGCCGATTTCGTCAAATCCATCAAGAG TTTCATCGTGTCATTCTCAAACAAAGCTCCTGATCCAGAAAGGGATAGTGCTGCAGTGCAGGAGTTCTTTGGCAATATGGAAGCGGCTTTTAGGGCTCATCCACTTTGGGCTGGTTGTTCAGAGGAGGAGCTGGAGAGTGCCGGCGAA GGACTAGAGAAGTATGTAATGACAAAATTGTTTACGCATGTATTTGCATCAATTCCTGATGATGtgaaatttgatgaaaactTTTATGAGAGGACTGCTTTGGTTCAACAATTTATTCGGCCTGAATATTTGGATATtaaatcaaactttcaaaacGAATCATCATGGCTG CTTGCACAGAAAGAGCTGCAGAAGATAAATATGTACAAGGCTCCAAGAGATAAGCTTGTATGTATTCTCAATTGTTGCAAGGTTATCAACAATTTACTCCTAAATGCTTCCATGGCTTCAAATGATAATCCCCCTGGCGCTGATGAATTTCTTCCTGTCCTAATTTATGTTACTATAAAG gcAAACCCTCCACAGCTACACTCAAATCTTTTGTATATACAAAGATTCAGGTCTCAGTCTCGATTGGTTGGAGAAGCAGCCTACTTTTTCACTAATATGCTTTCTGCAGAGTCTTTCATCTCAAACATTGATGCACATGCCCTTTCGATGGAGGAATCTGAGTTTGAAATGAATATGGAATCTGCTCGAGCCCTTCTTTCCGGACTTTCAACAGATATGGATGGTCTTTCTAATCAAAGTGATCAAACTGCAGGACAAATTTCCAGAGAAGAGCTTATGAAATTTAAACATCAGGCACTAAATTCTAATAAGGAAACGGAGCCTATGACAGGGCCCAAGTCTTCTGAAACAAAGTCTGGAAGTAATAAAGTAATGTTTGCAAAAGATCAGGTACCAATAACTAAAGTTCCATCCCTCTCAGAGTTGGAAAATAAAGGGGCAAATATGCTTTTGAAGGAGGATAAGGCAAACAAAATCTTTCAGGAGTATCCGTATTTGTTTGCACATGTTGGTGACCTTACAATCAATGATGTAGAAGACCTGCTAAATAATTATAAGCAGCTTGTTTTTAAATATGTCTGTCTTTCCAAAGGATTGGGTGGTGCTACGCCCTCACTTCCTTCCTTGGATTTGCATAAAGCCCAACATCATACTGAAATTGTGAAGGAATCTGAAGATCATAGAACAGAAGAGCTGAATGATGAATCACAAAAAGATACTAGTGTCTCAGATGATGTTTCTGATCAAGCTTTAGTTTCTGGCGAAGATAATGTTGAATCCCAGTTGCTAGAGGATGGGCCAAATGTACATCAAGATGGGCAAAATGATggaactactaaatga